A section of the Hevea brasiliensis isolate MT/VB/25A 57/8 chromosome 17, ASM3005281v1, whole genome shotgun sequence genome encodes:
- the LOC110633455 gene encoding transcription factor bHLH52-like: protein MALSFCSFNHHQELTVYPHTEVDTDDHQLLGYNENFMSTFSDSIVNPLFEFDDELFYSDSYTNLLPYFSSSPSDNVMSLSSPDIFPLQEFESYQYPKRQKSYADICHSSFAPSFFDGYVIANSDPVLPEFPAPVLPKFQVPAAAFNGGRSDWSTKKPSGESLSAQSIAARERRRKITEKTQELGKLIPGGNKMNTAEMLQAASKYVKFLQAQVKLLQLMESMHQDSHLQTHELQILLASPMIQEKLYSQEKCLVPKEFLQTIANGE from the exons ATGGCTTTGAGTTTTTGTTCCTTTAACCACCACCAAGAGTTAACCGTCTATCCACACACTGAGGTTGATACTGATGATCATCAGCTTCTTGGTTACAATGAAAACTTCATGAGTACCTTTTCAGATTCCATCGTCAACCCATTGTTTGAATTTGATGATGAGCTCTTCTACTCTGATAGCTACACCAATCTCCTTCCatacttctcttcttctccttcagatAATGTCATGTCTTTGTCATCACCTGATATCTTTCCTCTCCAAGAATTCGAGTCCTACCAGTACCCAAAACGCCAGAAGAGCTATGCAGATATCTGCCACTCAAGTTTTGCTCCGAGTTTCTTTGATGGGTATGTTATTGCGAATTCTGATCCTGTACTCCCAGAATTTCCAGCTCCAGTACTGCCCAAGTTTCAGGTTCCGGCAGCAGCTTTTAATGGAGGGAGAAGTGACTGGAGTACGAAGAAACCAAGCGGAGAGAGCTTGTCTGCACAGAGCATTGCTGCGAGAGAGAGGAGAAGGAAGATAACTGAGAAGACGCAAGAACTTGGAAAGCTGATTCCTGGAGGGAATAAGATGAACACTGCTGAAATGCTCCAAGCTGCTTCCAAGTATGTCAAGTTCTTACAGGCTCAAGTTAAACTTCTTCAACTTATGGAATCAATGCATCag GATTCCCATCTGCAGACACATGAACTCCAAATTCTTCTTGCATCTCCAATGATTCAAGAGAAGTTGTACTCACAGGAGAAGTGCTTGGTTCCAAAAGAGTTTCTTCAAACCATAGCAAATGGTGAATAA